Below is a genomic region from Pseudovibrio sp. M1P-2-3.
TACCCATGTCCCTGTAGAACCTTTAGTGCAATATCACGACTTTTCCTGTCTGCTATGGGGTCTTCTTGATAGGTGACTGCCTGCAACTGATCTATATATTCTGCGCCTAGATCATGCTCCATTGCGCCAGCTATAACTAAAGCAAGGTACCAATCATAAGGATATAAACTACCAGTCATTTCTGTCGCCAAATAAGTAGTAACGCTTTGCGGACCGCTTTCGGTAATAACTTTAAACTTATCTATTCGCCTATATCCTTTTCCAGCTCCTTCTAAACGGTCAAGCAAAGGTAACTCATCAGCCGCTATCTTGAATAAGACACCACGCGCATCAAAGGAATCAGAAGTCTCAATAAGAGTAGCTTTACCCGAGCCATCTTTGCTCTTTTTGGAGAACTCTAGTTTATAGTTTTTGGCGACTGCTTTGCCAATTATCCTTGCGCTGGGGCAACGTCTTCTAAGTCGACTACTTAACATGTTGGAACCGTATGCGAAGTAGATAAAATGTGTCACTAGAACAACTCCGTTTTTAAGTACTTTTGGAAGTTGTATCTGTGGCAACGGCGAAATACGATGTCAACGTACGTATGTATACCTGTTGAGACTGGCAATCATCAGACTAAACTCTGATTAAATGCGAGCAAAAGGAAGGCGGGATTTCTTTTGCTTCTCGGGCTGCATTCGAGTTCACTAATTTGGGTTCTAGCATTGGCATTGTTTTTGCTGAGTACTCGCCATGACCAAGCATTACATAAGTCTTTGGATTAAACGGCCTCTAACAAATGGCAACCGCATCGCACTAACAATAAATCTATGAGGGTGAAGATGATTTCAGAGCGGTTCGAAGATTTCGCACAGTCTCTACGCGTGTTTATCGAGCAGAAATATAAGTATCAAGACCTTTTTCTTGTTGATGCCAACGAAGCTATTGGCAACGTGGAACTTGCATGCAAAGGCATTTTGGATACGTTTGCCAGCTTGTATGATGCAACTCGCTCGATACCAAGGATAAAATTCGACTTTTATAGTAGCCCATTATGTAGCTGTGTACTCGCATATAGGAATGCAAAACATCACAACAAGGCACACGGGATACGGAGTGTGCACCGACATGCGCAGCAAAATGAACGCCGAGACTATCTCTTAGTGAATTATCCAGCAGGAAAAGGTGAGGAAGGAGGTGGTTTCATTG
It encodes:
- a CDS encoding gamma-glutamylcyclotransferase family protein; this encodes MTHFIYFAYGSNMLSSRLRRRCPSARIIGKAVAKNYKLEFSKKSKDGSGKATLIETSDSFDARGVLFKIAADELPLLDRLEGAGKGYRRIDKFKVITESGPQSVTTYLATEMTGSLYPYDWYLALVIAGAMEHDLGAEYIDQLQAVTYQEDPIADRKSRDIALKVLQGHGYEKISDLLSHL